A part of Phoenix dactylifera cultivar Barhee BC4 chromosome 2, palm_55x_up_171113_PBpolish2nd_filt_p, whole genome shotgun sequence genomic DNA contains:
- the LOC103717290 gene encoding actin-related protein 2/3 complex subunit 5A — protein MAAEGFLEVENLEAIITRIEQKSRKIESLLKQSKPVEALKTALEGSPLKTRDERCKSANWIVVHRAIMAIKDVDGMLASLDPEYYDILMKYLYRGLATGDRPTCDQCLRIHEKLTERAGLGCILRSLADTVNTV, from the exons atGGCGGCGGAGGGGTTTCTGGAGGTCGAGAACCTGGAAGCCATCATCACAAGGATCGAGCAGAAGTCCCGCAAGATCGAGAGCTTGCTCAAACA AtcgaagcccgtggaggctctGAAGACGGCACTCGAGGGATCCCCTCTCAAGACCAGAGATGAGAGGTGCAAG TCGGCGAATTGGATAGTGGTGCATCGAGCGATAATGGCCATAAAGGATGTAGATGGCATGCTCGCTTCTTTGGATCCCGAGTACTACGATATTCTGATGAA GTATTTGTATAGGGGCTTGGCAACTGGAGACCGGCCAACTTGTGACCAATGCCTGAGGATTCATGAAAAGCTTACAGAGCGAGCAGGGTTGGGCTGCATACTGCGCTCCCTCGCTGACACTGTAAATACTGTGTAA